From the Pseudanabaena sp. FACHB-2040 genome, the window AGGGCGTTCCCTCCACGTCAATCAGGGCTTTGTCGTACCCCATGCGTGAGCTTTGTCCCCCGGCCAGAATGAGAGCAGTGACTTGAGCCATAGCGTTATTGGGGAGGGGAATGGGTTACTTGAGCTCAGGATAGGCAATTTGCGAACGGTTGGCCTCTCTCCTTGTCAAGGTTCTACCAAAACCTCGACCCATTTTCGGCGAGAATTAGCCCCTGCTTTGATGGAAATCCGAGATTTGGGTAGGCCCAGTTCTTTGGCGATTAGCTGAATCAGTTCTTTATTGGCCTTGCCGTCAACGGGGGGAGAGCGCAGATAAACAACCCAAATGCCCGCATCTGTCTTGTCAATTTTCTGCTGCTTGGTGTTGGGTTTGACCTGGACTTCCAAAATGCTCATGACGGCCCAGCAGCAAGGCGACGCAGGCGCATCGCATCGGCCCAAGCCAAGCCTTTGATGAAATAAATCACGGCGGTCAGTACCGACACCAGCATGAGAAAAAGCCGAATGCCCCAGCCAGCCCCGTTGAATATCAGCGAAAAGATTCCCGGCTGTACGCCGCTAAATCGAGTTAGCTCCGAGCGAAACCACTTTTGATCGTCGGTCAGGCGCTGCAGCCCTTCCAGCGTGGTTGGCAGGATGGGCATCTGAGTGGTGTAGCGGAAATACCCCCAAAAGCCATCGCTGCCGCTAGCACTTTTAAGCGCCCGATTAGCAATTTGGTTCGCTTGGCCAAAATTTAGTTCTGAAGAGGCTGATATCTGGTTGAGCCAGAGGGTTTGCCGCACCCAGTAACTGCTAAAGAAGACGAGGGGAATTGCGATCGCAAGAACCAGCGATTTTTTCCAAAGGGGCAGGCGAGGCGGAAAGTACATCGTGGCCGCTCCCAGACTAAACCCCAGCACAGCAAACACTACCACGTTGATGAATTCAACAATTTCTAGGCTCTTTAACCAGCCTCCCAAAATCGGAATGGGGTGAAGAAATACCTCAGCCGTCCACGCTACCAACGCTTTGAGCACCATTAGCCCCAGGATGACGAGGAGGGCAGTCAACAGGTATTGCACAACGGGGGATTTGGATTTGATTGGCAGCATGGGTTAAAGCCCTCGGGAGAGGGGCGGCTAGCTAGCGACTACTCTCGCCACAGTCGCCAATACGCTGGAAAGAACCCCTAAAAGGTTGACGGGCGACCTGAATGCGCCCATAATCCTCCGCTCGTGCCGAAAAGTCAAATACTTTTGCATTGTTTTCCGAATGTTCAGCAGTGTTCAGCAATGTTCAAACGCGCCGAGGATGTTCTAATGCTGTTGTTTGCAATGAACCGTCCGCCTGTTTGGATCCGGCGTGATGCCGTTTTCAGCGAATCCCCGCGCCTTTAGGCCAGAGAGGATGTCAATCAGCCCCTCACCTTCCCAACAGGCCATGACGGTTTGTTGAAGACCCTTGAGAAATAGCAGAAAATTCAGTACATTTGTTCTAATTTTGAGGGCTGGCTATGGCAATCACCGTGGAACAAACGACTCAGCTGATTCAGCTCATCCTCAACTCGGCGCTGATGATGGCGATCTCACTGGCCTGGTGGGGCGTGGTGTGGCTGCGGCACAGTGCGATCTCAACCCAACTGCAGGCTCACCAGCGGCGCATGGCCCACCTGAGAGGGGCCGAGGGGCACAGCCTGGATCAAATCGCCCACCAGCGGCAGCTGCGACTACAGATCCAGGCCCGCTACCGCCTCACCCGCCACAGCGCGCTAGTAATGCACGTAGTTTTGCTGGCACTCGTGAGCAGCGTTTTTAGCCTGGCATTACGAACGCTGATGGGCGGCAACTGGCTGATTCCGCTGGCGCTGGTGCTGTTTGTACTGGGCATTGGGGGACTGCTGCTAAGCGTTGGGCTAGCGCTGCTGGAGTTCTATCAAATGGGACTGCTAGAAGAAGCTGCACCCACGCGCACCCGCTCTCGTCGATCCCCTATGCTGGCTTTGCCCGAGGCTAATAGAGCGCAGACTCAGCGGCCATCTACTGCGCTGCTAGAGCGGGTGGGTATGTAGGCAGAGGGTAAAGGGCAAAGGGTATAGGGTCAAAGGGGTTAGTGTGGCCACTGCCTTGGACGGATAGAAGATTGGGAGAACGTTGTGAAAGTCTTTTGCCAAACCCTCCCCTCACTTCCCCACCTTCCCTGACTTCCCACGTCCCCGCTTTTCAAAAGGCTCTCCATTCGCTCGTTTCTGGCTAGGCGAAACTTTGCTAATGTGCGTACACAAACCGATGCTTATTGTCTGGGAGGGGCTATGAACTTTGCGGCCCGGATGGCGCGTTTAGGGACTGAATCGGCCTTTGAGGTGCTGGCTCGGGCCAAACGCTTAGAGGCCGAGGGGCGTTCGGTGATTCACCTGGAGATTGGTCAGCCCGATTTTAAGACGGCTGAGCCAATTTGTGCGGCGGCCTACCGAGCGATGCAGGCTGGATATACGGGTTACGGCCCAGCGGCAGGGCTGCCTGATTTAAGAGCTGCGATCGCAGATCACATTGCTGCAACCCGTCGAATCTCGGTTCAGCCAGAGCAGGTAGTTGTGATGCCGGGGGCTAAGCCGGTTATTTTCTTCACGCTGTTGGCCCTGATTGAGGCGGGTGACGAGGTAATTTACCCCAACCCTGGGTTTCCTATTTACGAGTCGGTGATTAACTTTGTCGGCGGCCAGGCTGTGCCCCTGCCCCTGTTAGAAGCGGTGGACTTTCGCTTTCGAGTAGAGGATCTGCAGGCCCGGATCACAGATCGCACCAAGCTGCTGATCTTAAATTCACCTCAAAACCCGACTGGAGGCGTGCTGACGCAGGAAGATTTGGGTGCGATCGCACATTTAGCGCAGCAGCACGACTTCTATGTTCTAGCTGACGAGATCTACTCTCGCATGCTCTATGAGGCTGAGCATCACAGCATTCTTAGCCTGCCGGGAATGCCCGAGCGAACGATCTTGCTAGAGGGCTTCTCCAAGACCTACGCAATGACTGGCTGGCGGCTAGGTTACGCCGTTGCCCCGTTGACGGTAGCTCAAAAGTTAGAGCAGCTGATGATCAACTCCAACTCCTGCACTGCTTCGTTCACCCAAATAGCTGGAGTTGCGGCGTTGACTGGGCCACAAACCTTTGTAGAGGAGATGGTCAGCGAGTTTCAGCGGCGGCGAGACGCGATTGTAGCAGGGCTAAACGCCATTGAGGGGATCTCCTGCCGCCTGCCGCAGGGCGCGTTCTACGCCTTTCCCAACGTCCAGGGTCTGCCGTTGGGGGACCGAGAACTGGCCGACCACCTGCTCGAAAAAGCGGGCGTTGCCCTATTGGCAGGCAGCTCTTTTGGCCAGTATGGGCAGGGCTATCTGCGGGTGTCTTACGCCAACTCATTAGAGAACATTCACATCGCCCTAGAGCGAATAGCCCAAGCCGTAAAGCAGCTGTAGAACGGCTAGGGCTGAACCCCCACCCGACAGTGGATCAGCTGGGAGGGTGCGATCGCACCCTGCTCGGTAATAAATGCGGTAATCAGGTTAGCTGGAGTGACGTCGGCAGAGGGATTGTAATACCTAGCTCCCTCGGGAGCGGTAACCATTTCGCCAACGCTGTAGATTGCCTCGGCGGGCCCTTCTGAGACGCTGATATCCTGCCCCGACTCTAGGGCAAAATCCACAGTTGACAGGGGAGCCGCAACGAAAAAGGGAACGTTGTGAGCCTTGGCTGCCAGAGCCAGACTATAGGTGCCAATCTTGTTGATCGTGTCGCCGTTAGCGGCAATTCGATCTGCGCCCACCAAAACGGCGTGAATCAAGCCCTGCTGGATGCAGTAAGCTGCCATGCTGTCAGTCACGATCGTAACCGGGATTTTTTCCTGAACACATTCCCAAGCAGTCAATCGCGATCCCTGAAAATTGGGTCGAGTCTCGCCCGCATAGACGCCTGCTAACCGGCCCTCGCGCCAGGCAGAGCGCACTACCCCAAGGGAGGTGCCGTAGCCAGAGGTGGCCAGCGCCCCGTGGTTGCAGTGCGTATAGAGGGTGAGCTGAGCTGGGGAGTCGGGCAGAGCGGCGACCCCATGATCGCCAATGGCATGGCACGTGAGAAAGTCCTCAGCTTGAATGGCCTGGGCAGCAGCCAGCAGGTGTGTCCTTACCTCTGCCACAGAACCCTCTGCCGTCTGAGCCTGCCGCAGCATCCGAACCACAGCCCAGCGCAAATTCTCTTTGTCCGGCCGGACATTTTTCAGCGTCTCGCAGATGGCCTCTAACCGTTCCAAAAAGGCACTGCGGTCTTCTGTGTTAATCTCGCAGGCACCCAGATAGATGCCGTAAGCAGCCGCAATGCCCAGCGCAGAACTGCCTTGAACGATGCGGGACCGGATCGCCCGAACGACATCTTCACAGCGATGAATTGCGACGACTGAATACTCGTTGGGCAACCGCCGCTGGTCAATCAAGATAATCTGATCCCGCTGCCAACGAACCGGAAAAACGTGGGTATCGGAGGTCTCAATCATAGGCAACCCAGGCCGCTAAAAAACGAGGAACTGACCCCAGTATGGAGTTTTCTGTCAGCCTGTCAAGAAAGGAGACAGGGGCAGTTGAGAAGATAGAGCAGCAAAGCCTTGATTCTTCAGACCCTTGCTTTCCCATCTCCCTCACCTTCCCCATCTGGCCTCCCTAGTTTTCGCATAAAGGGGGCAGGACACAGACACCTCTCTTACAGGTTCCCCGCGTCCCCACGTCTCCGTGCCTCCCCCCCTCCGCGTCTAAACCCGCAGAACCGGCTTTTCGACCGCAAAGGTCGCCAGAATTTTAGCAGCCATTTGAGCCGGAGTTAG encodes:
- the mtnA gene encoding S-methyl-5-thioribose-1-phosphate isomerase — encoded protein: MIETSDTHVFPVRWQRDQIILIDQRRLPNEYSVVAIHRCEDVVRAIRSRIVQGSSALGIAAAYGIYLGACEINTEDRSAFLERLEAICETLKNVRPDKENLRWAVVRMLRQAQTAEGSVAEVRTHLLAAAQAIQAEDFLTCHAIGDHGVAALPDSPAQLTLYTHCNHGALATSGYGTSLGVVRSAWREGRLAGVYAGETRPNFQGSRLTAWECVQEKIPVTIVTDSMAAYCIQQGLIHAVLVGADRIAANGDTINKIGTYSLALAAKAHNVPFFVAAPLSTVDFALESGQDISVSEGPAEAIYSVGEMVTAPEGARYYNPSADVTPANLITAFITEQGAIAPSQLIHCRVGVQP
- a CDS encoding pyridoxal phosphate-dependent aminotransferase; the protein is MNFAARMARLGTESAFEVLARAKRLEAEGRSVIHLEIGQPDFKTAEPICAAAYRAMQAGYTGYGPAAGLPDLRAAIADHIAATRRISVQPEQVVVMPGAKPVIFFTLLALIEAGDEVIYPNPGFPIYESVINFVGGQAVPLPLLEAVDFRFRVEDLQARITDRTKLLILNSPQNPTGGVLTQEDLGAIAHLAQQHDFYVLADEIYSRMLYEAEHHSILSLPGMPERTILLEGFSKTYAMTGWRLGYAVAPLTVAQKLEQLMINSNSCTASFTQIAGVAALTGPQTFVEEMVSEFQRRRDAIVAGLNAIEGISCRLPQGAFYAFPNVQGLPLGDRELADHLLEKAGVALLAGSSFGQYGQGYLRVSYANSLENIHIALERIAQAVKQL
- a CDS encoding DUF167 domain-containing protein, translating into MSILEVQVKPNTKQQKIDKTDAGIWVVYLRSPPVDGKANKELIQLIAKELGLPKSRISIKAGANSRRKWVEVLVEP